The window TGGGGGAGGGTCATTGCTCTGTTTGATACACATAATTATGTAATCTATATACTTAAAGCTcaaagtttgtgtgtctgttttcaaAGAACCGTCCTCTCGCACGCCCCCGAAACGCTCTTGCGCGTTCCGGCACGTTTTGCACCTTCCTGCACGACTCCAACTTTTCAACGACCTCTTTTAATACCAAACTAATAATACACATCATGACAGGTAATTCTTACTATTACATGCGACCAAGGacatgtaaaaacatgcagaaacatgtactataagggggggggggaggcttaTTGCAAAACATGCCGGAACGTGCAAAAAcgttcaaaaacatgcaagaaaaCGTTTTTGCTCGAGAAAGTTCTTTGAAAACTTTTGAGTTTTAAGTATGTAGACTAGCGGGTTAGGGCGCCTTAACCCTCTAGTTCCTGCGGAAAGCCCAATTCTCCAAACCTCATGAATAGTTCACATACAATAATATTGTACACATCAAACAGTTCAAGGTTTTATTGCAATGCTTCAGGatagacaatattttttgtcatcttattcTCTGCCAGTATACACAAATGATTAGATCTGACAACCCCTGAGCAACCAACATAAAACTGACCATGAGAAAATCATTGAGCGCAAATCCAACCACAACACACAAACCTTTGTGCTTTAAGTATATAGACGTTGCCTAACGTACTTGAAGCTATTATAATCACAGGTCCAAAAGGTGAGACAGCATTTCTACCCCGAAattttataatgatttactATTTTATAATGATTTACCAGTTCAATTCAGAATGCTTCAGTTTCCAATatcaatttgttttgcaatgAGTATCAACAAGTCACAAGGTGAGTCTCTGAAAGTTGCTGGATTGGATTTGCGTTCTCCATGTTTTTCTCATGGTCAGTTTTATGTTGGTTGCTCAAGGGTTGGCAGATCTAATGATTTGTGCATACTGGCAGAgaataagatgacaaaaaatattgtctatCCTGAAGCATTGCAATAAAACCTTGAACTGTTTGATGTGTACATTATTATTGCATGTGAACTATTCATGAGGGTTGGAGTATTGGGGTTTCTGCAGGAACTAGAGGGTTAAGGCACCCGGAGGGCGCATAACCCGCTAGTTTGCTATATAGCCATTGAATAGCGGGCTGAAAAAGaagtaatacatttaattatactgtatgtctcagAAATTATGAACGgaattgaagaaaaacacaaatcctGACACAATTTAAGCTGCAATGACTTtcacttttattattaaattgaaaaatacagAAGCTATCTGTATACaaatcaaatttttattttctttgggcACTTTGCCCTAAACATtgggaaacaacaaaaaaaaaaatggaaaaaaaaaaaaaaaaactttttgcatgaaaaacaaAGATAGACCCTAGGCAAATCCACAGAACACCATTTAGTTCATTTTCCTGTGATGAGAGGATTTCTCAGCACAACAATGACAGAGTCCCCTCTAAGAAACATTTTAGAGATGTAGCGATCCTTATTCACCGGTTTTGACTTCTTCTTTCCTTTGCCACTCTTGGGAACTTCAGTCCACATCTCCTTCACGTTCTCCAAGACCATGTTGCAGTGCCTGagacaatgattaaaaaaaaaaaaaaaaaaacacatcttaaATCTGACATCAATAAAAATCTACTTAAAAATGTGCTCACCCAAAATTAATTCTACCCCCCAAAAAGATGTATGCCATAATTTGGTTGGTACCTGTCAAAAGCCTTGACTCTACCAagcaactttttgttgttgcgaCAGTTAATGAGGACTTGTGTGTTGTTCTTGACCGACTGGGTGAGCACCGACAGGGGGCCTGTGTTGAATTCCTCCTCTTCACGTTTCTGGAGCTCTTCTGGGCTCATTTCCGACTTGGGCTTTGTTAACAAActcctaaaaaaacaacaccaaaaaaagtgtaaataacTACATACTGAATCAGTCACACTAAATCTGGACAATAAACACTGTACATTCATTTGACTATAGTTATATCATTATAATTATATAACATTACAATTCTAAGCATAATATATGTGATTCGCTGaaggggaaatatttttttttttgcacgaatacattgtatgtgccgCCACTCAACAAAACACAGTATTGTGGTTAATACATTTGTCGAATAAGACTTATAATATTTTTACTATCTCCAGCAATCTCAGGGTGAATCCATTTCAGCCAACATTACCAATTTGTGCCGACTGAAATTTATGTCACAACTAACCCTGCGAACGTTGCGTAGGCCACGTGACCAAGCCCTGAAAACAGGGTTATTCCAACTCTCTAGttacacatacagacagataatataacaatactcacaggcatataatcTTCCTAATTCGTGAAACTTTTATAAAGTTCTATCACAATGTTCTTCCACTACTCTTTTCTTAAGCTTACAgaagctgtggcccaatggttaagattatcgcctgccactgtgggggacctaggttcaagaacccgactggaccatccaccaacatcccccggactcatggctgtgttgTCCTTAAGAAAGACACTAAATGCTctccgggtgcttcagctgccccctgctccagtgtgttccactaacatgtgtatgtgttcactgtgatgggtaaaatgcagagaagaaATTTCTTGTGCATGCATCGCACCATACCGCTCCTAAGAGGCCAAGGGAAACTTCCGGGAGTTCTGTGTATTTTCGTGTAACACCCGGATGCGCTCTTTCCCAGAATGCACCGCCATAGTTAAAATGACTGTACCACATTTTGACTGCGTTAAAATGCATCTTTAATGAGTTATGTTGTAGAGATGGGGTTTAATAATTGAAGTGGTATTGTTGCTAGTAGTTTATATTTAAATTGGTGTCGTTTTTAGTGGTGGTTACCTGGGACCCTTACTCAGAATAGTTAGTGTGATGTAGCATATTAATTTCACTTGAGGCCAGTAGTTGTGTGAATGCCGTCTGATCCATGCGATGCATACGCTGCATCAAGTGTGCAATGACGTCAACAATACAAATAGAATCGATAAGGGAATGGCTAGAAAATTCAGCTAACAATTCCAAGGTATAGCTAAGTGTGGAACTGGTTCCCACCGATTCCCAggttccctctagtggtatgcagaAGAATCActaaatcaaatacatttaaaaacaatacaatcaaaCATTAGAATGACGCTTATATCAATTGAGAATACcagcaaaagttttttttaattcactacAGTACATTGTTTACTTCTGAAATTCAATAAATTTttaagttcagttgtatttagcttaaagtacaacacatttgcatttaatctttgcTTTCATTTAACTGgtgtacaatacattttgttcGAACCATTATTGAAGTATTTCTTTAATTTCCTGTATTTATACAGCAGTGTTAATGTTACAGTAGCTAACAACAATACATTTAAGTAATATAGCTACcactttttttaatgcttattatgtgactgtatttttttaatatattgtaatGATGATAATATTTGGGAAGTTAGGAGGTGGTACTTGAAGTATAAAGTTTGATATCTGAGATGCTCATAACCAAACTTGCGATGGTGCGACAAACAGCAGAAAATGAAATCTAGCCACCCCACTACTACAGacacataataataaacacaacaTATTTAATCCTATATCGAGCGAATGTAAATTCATAAAACACAGAATATCATAGCCATCAAAGCTCTCTCAATAGAATATCAAAATGCTCGCAGAAATGACATAAATAATGCTACTAGTAGCATTAGCTATTAGCATACGAAAAAGATGAGCGTCGTGTTCTTCGGACCTTGAAAGTTTAAACTAAAGCGTTGTGAGAGTTAAGCGCTCtctttttcatacatttataaacaaaGCGGACGCAGCCATAGAGTACTAAATGATAATAGGACGTAAATGGTATACAAAGAACAGGTTAGCTCCGGCTATGTGGCCTTTGCTAATACTGGCAGCACTGCTAACATTTACAAACATCACTACAATTACAAAcgatgttagttttttttttttttttttgagaatgtAGACTCCACAAGTGTAGTCAATAGCGCGTCTCCTCGGTCTTTTATACAGCCAAAAATACCCACATGATTGCTGATCAAAGTATTTGTAGCGCTCACGTTCCGACTCCCACCGTCAATGCAACGATTCCTACTTGCTCGCGTGGGGAATGAACTACTTCCGGGTGTTACGCGCCTGAAATTTCCACAACGTCCGGGTTGTTTTAGTACGTCACTGTTTCAAAATGTACTGCACTGCAAACCTCGATCTAATGATACAATATGTATTTCGGTGTATATTTCACTCTTTATTGTATTTGATATATTGTTAGATAAATATTGTCAATGCTAACCTCGATCTGACAAACACTAAATGCCTTTaaatttgagatttttgcaCTTGGCCTCATGGTTGTGGCCtgcgggtgaactggagcctatcccagctgatttgggcgagatgcgggtcacacccttgactggtcactGGACAGTCACGGAGCACATATAGCAGACAAACAACCCGGAGATGGTACCTACAGAAAATGCAAAACTCCgcacaggagggcctgagctgaTATTCGAACCGGTGAATTATTGACAGTGAGGCAGACGAGCAAACTACTCATAGTTTAAACCCGTGTAGATGCCCCAACCACAGCTGTACCTTCAGTTAAGTAATCcagaaaaaaactgtcaaattgATACTAAAATCCCAAACAGattagtctctttttttttctcctgagaCACAACAAGAACAGAGGAAAATTTATGTGTGAGTGACCAATGACACAAGAGAGATTGGGGATCCAGACTACGTTACCCACAAAGCTTGTCGTGAGACATGAAGAGATTAGCTTTCTGATAGGAGACAGCCAGACGGCTGAGAGTGTGCACCCCATTCACCACAGCATCAAAAGGTGGCAGATCAACCAGTTGAGACCACTTTGTGTGGATAATAACAGCCTGTGTGCTGTTGAGTGTGAGAGTTTGATTTAGATCTCAAACTGATGATCTCAGcagccctgaaaaaaaaacctcagtaTTGTTCTTTATATTT of the Phyllopteryx taeniolatus isolate TA_2022b chromosome 8, UOR_Ptae_1.2, whole genome shotgun sequence genome contains:
- the snrpd2 gene encoding small nuclear ribonucleoprotein Sm D2, which produces MSLLTKPKSEMSPEELQKREEEEFNTGPLSVLTQSVKNNTQVLINCRNNKKLLGRVKAFDRHCNMVLENVKEMWTEVPKSGKGKKKSKPVNKDRYISKMFLRGDSVIVVLRNPLITGK